The following are encoded together in the Chloroflexota bacterium genome:
- a CDS encoding glutamate-5-semialdehyde dehydrogenase, whose translation MDAPTAVRPSVPDLVAAARRAAREVAKLDADAKNQALEAMAAALRAEQSDVLAANAEDVAQARAAGRDDAFIDRLTLTPSRIDGIADALGTVIGLPDPVGESVDARRLPNGLEVARRRVPLGVIGAVFESRPNVAIDISALGLKAGNAVILRGGSESQHSTGALVRLAREALPAAGVPADAIQAITNPDRDLVRELLQARHGVDVVVPRGGQGLIDFVTETASVPVIETGWGVCHTYVDASADLSAAERIVVNAKTRRPSICNALDTLLVDRSVASEFVPTVGQALAQKNVEMHADAEALPLLDGLARVVNLAGDDLDTEWLDLRMSVVVVDGIDAALDHIQTHGSGHSEAIVTRSLTNAERFLDEVDAAAVYVNASTQYTDGGEFGLGAEVGISTQKLHARGPMGLRELTTYKWVVRGDGHVRPL comes from the coding sequence ATTGACGCGCCGACCGCCGTTCGGCCGAGCGTTCCCGATCTGGTTGCGGCGGCGCGCCGCGCCGCGCGGGAGGTCGCCAAGCTGGACGCCGACGCCAAGAATCAGGCGCTCGAGGCGATGGCGGCGGCGCTCCGAGCCGAGCAGTCCGACGTGCTGGCTGCCAACGCCGAGGACGTTGCGCAAGCGCGCGCCGCGGGTCGCGACGACGCCTTCATCGACCGCCTGACGCTCACTCCGTCGCGGATCGACGGGATCGCCGACGCGCTGGGGACCGTCATCGGCCTGCCCGACCCCGTGGGCGAGTCGGTCGACGCGCGGCGCTTGCCCAACGGTCTGGAGGTTGCCCGACGTCGCGTGCCGCTGGGGGTGATCGGTGCTGTCTTCGAGTCGCGCCCCAATGTGGCCATCGATATCTCGGCCCTGGGGCTCAAGGCCGGAAATGCGGTGATTCTGCGCGGCGGCAGCGAGTCCCAGCACAGCACCGGCGCGCTGGTCCGGTTGGCGCGCGAGGCGCTGCCGGCGGCCGGCGTGCCGGCGGATGCAATTCAGGCCATCACTAACCCCGACCGGGACTTGGTGCGCGAGCTGTTGCAGGCGCGCCACGGCGTGGACGTCGTGGTGCCTCGCGGCGGCCAGGGGCTGATTGATTTCGTGACCGAGACGGCCTCGGTGCCGGTGATCGAAACGGGATGGGGCGTGTGCCACACCTATGTGGACGCGAGCGCCGACCTTTCGGCGGCTGAGCGCATCGTGGTGAACGCCAAGACCCGGCGACCGTCGATCTGCAACGCCCTCGACACCCTGCTGGTCGATCGATCGGTGGCGTCCGAGTTCGTGCCGACGGTGGGGCAGGCCCTGGCGCAAAAGAACGTCGAGATGCACGCCGACGCCGAGGCGCTGCCGTTGCTGGACGGCCTTGCCCGGGTTGTGAACCTGGCGGGCGACGACCTCGACACCGAATGGCTTGACCTGCGCATGTCGGTGGTCGTCGTGGATGGCATCGACGCGGCGCTGGACCACATTCAAACGCATGGGTCGGGCCACTCGGAGGCCATCGTGACCCGGTCGCTCACCAATGCCGAGCGCTTCCTCGACGAGGTCGACGCGGCGGCGGTCTACGTGAACGCCTCCACCCAATACACGGACGGCGGCGAGTTTGGGCTCGGTGCCGAAGTGGGCATCAGCACCCAAAAGCTGCACGCACGCGGGCCGATGGGCTTGCGCGAGCTGACCACGTACAAATGGGTCGTGCGCGGCGATGGGCACGTGCGCCCGCTCTGA
- a CDS encoding ArgE/DapE family deacylase — protein sequence MTATLDLTAARTAAWEAFDRRHGEHVASLQQFVRIPSARGEELAAQQWMARRMRDLGLDVAMIDCDPDALARYPTWSPTDWSYENRPNVAGRWPGTGGGRSLILNAHVDTTSPEPVELWSRDPWGGEIAGNRLYARGAQDDKAGCCEMLFVVQALQDAGLRLKGDLILETTIDEECSGNGSLALVAAGYEADGVLMLDGTGLGRAIVAHPGHVAFRVTIHGKPVPYIAATRGVNAIEKASVVIRALRELEAKKNESIPPRWADTEHPIHFNVYGITGGEWVGTVAARCVLDATLGFMPPETVADARAEIEATVAEAAAQDEWLRDHPPQVTFQGLALEPLDMGDDNAVVQHLAEAHQVTTGLPLGPVAITGFCDLHQHSLRRPTPGCLFGPGGGAGAHSVDEFFDLDDLAPVTKTAIAFVLDWCGWEAA from the coding sequence ATGACCGCGACGCTTGATCTCACCGCCGCGCGGACGGCGGCGTGGGAGGCCTTCGACCGGCGCCATGGCGAGCATGTCGCGAGCCTGCAACAGTTTGTCCGGATTCCGAGCGCGCGCGGCGAGGAATTGGCGGCGCAGCAGTGGATGGCGCGCCGCATGCGCGACCTCGGGCTGGACGTGGCGATGATCGACTGCGATCCCGACGCGCTGGCCCGCTATCCAACCTGGAGCCCCACCGATTGGTCCTACGAGAACCGGCCAAATGTGGCGGGCCGCTGGCCGGGGACCGGCGGCGGGCGGTCGCTGATCCTCAACGCGCACGTGGACACCACCTCGCCGGAGCCGGTCGAGCTGTGGAGCCGCGACCCGTGGGGCGGCGAGATCGCGGGCAATCGCCTCTACGCGCGCGGGGCGCAGGACGACAAGGCCGGCTGCTGCGAGATGCTCTTCGTGGTGCAGGCGCTGCAGGACGCGGGGCTGCGCCTCAAGGGCGACCTGATTCTCGAGACCACGATCGACGAGGAGTGCTCCGGCAACGGGTCGCTGGCCTTGGTTGCGGCGGGTTACGAGGCCGACGGCGTGCTGATGCTGGACGGCACCGGCCTAGGGCGCGCGATCGTGGCCCATCCGGGTCACGTGGCCTTTCGCGTCACCATCCACGGCAAGCCGGTGCCGTACATCGCGGCCACCCGCGGCGTGAACGCGATCGAAAAGGCCTCGGTGGTGATCCGGGCGCTGCGGGAGCTGGAGGCGAAGAAGAACGAGAGCATTCCGCCGCGCTGGGCCGACACCGAGCATCCGATTCATTTCAACGTCTATGGCATCACCGGCGGCGAGTGGGTCGGAACCGTCGCCGCCCGCTGCGTGCTGGACGCGACGCTGGGCTTCATGCCGCCCGAGACGGTGGCCGACGCGCGGGCCGAGATCGAGGCGACCGTGGCCGAGGCGGCCGCGCAGGACGAATGGCTGCGGGACCATCCGCCGCAGGTCACCTTTCAAGGTCTGGCTCTGGAGCCGTTGGACATGGGCGACGACAACGCCGTGGTTCAGCATCTGGCCGAGGCGCACCAGGTGACGACGGGGCTGCCGCTCGGGCCGGTGGCGATCACCGGCTTCTGCGACCTGCACCAGCACAGCCTGCGACGCCCAACGCCCGGCTGCCTCTTTGGTCCGGGCGGCGGCGCCGGGGCGCATTCGGTGGATGAATTCTTCGACTTGGACGATCTGGCGCCGGTGACGAAGACGGCGATTGCCTTCGTCCTCGACTGGTGCGGGTGGGAGGCGGCATGA
- a CDS encoding SDR family NAD(P)-dependent oxidoreductase: protein MVTPRLTGKVAIVTGAASGIGRASAIRFAREGATVVIADINASGGDESADLIRQEGGESSFIRCDVSDTKDVQALVDETQSTHGHIDILFANAAYLDELFAIAETSEEVWDRHIGVTLTGVYLCCRYVIPHMIEAGAGSILATSSVGGSVAFDRQAAYCTAKAGVEMLMKTIARDYGRAGIRANAIAPGAVYTPVMEDVKRRNPDGWDQVLRDMSLLERLWAEPEDIAAAAAYLVSDEAAFVTGTVLTVDGGWTAH, encoded by the coding sequence ATGGTCACTCCAAGGCTCACAGGCAAGGTCGCCATCGTGACCGGCGCGGCGTCCGGCATCGGACGCGCCAGCGCCATTCGCTTCGCCCGCGAAGGCGCCACGGTGGTGATCGCCGACATCAACGCGTCCGGGGGCGACGAGTCGGCCGACCTCATACGGCAGGAAGGCGGCGAATCGTCGTTCATCCGTTGCGACGTATCCGATACCAAGGACGTGCAGGCGCTCGTCGATGAAACCCAGTCAACACACGGCCACATCGACATCCTGTTTGCCAACGCCGCCTACCTGGACGAGCTTTTCGCCATCGCCGAGACGTCCGAGGAGGTCTGGGACCGGCACATCGGCGTCACCCTCACGGGCGTCTACTTGTGCTGCAGATACGTCATTCCCCACATGATCGAGGCTGGCGCCGGATCGATCCTCGCCACCTCATCGGTGGGCGGCTCGGTCGCCTTCGATCGGCAGGCGGCCTACTGCACCGCCAAGGCCGGCGTGGAGATGCTGATGAAGACCATCGCGCGCGACTATGGCCGCGCCGGCATCCGGGCCAACGCCATCGCGCCCGGCGCCGTGTATACGCCAGTGATGGAGGACGTGAAGCGGCGCAATCCCGACGGGTGGGACCAGGTCCTGCGCGACATGAGCTTGCTCGAGCGCCTCTGGGCCGAGCCCGAGGACATCGCCGCCGCCGCCGCCTACCTCGTCAGCGACGAAGCGGCGTTCGTCACCGGCACCGTGCTCACCGTCGACGGCGGCTGGACGGCCCACTAG
- a CDS encoding succinylglutamate desuccinylase/aspartoacylase family protein — translation MTAEREVRAIAVPGHPSADIPLIEFSAATPGPVVNIVGGLAGTAYPGISACRMLAKRLPGLLTRGRVRIVPVVDVAGFYGRVARFCPLDGRAVVAAFAAAEQAEEPSASDRIAQAVTESLADADVHIDVRGGELTELHAHWAAVPPAASQFESLAMAVASGADMRVAVDQDDPRAIELGAAGRMAARGRAALIVTGGGGVSDVVGDAQVLLDDLLRVLDALDVIDGVVTDRAVPLRVVGPEIWSHVVDSEGLWVPAATPGAQVAAGEVLGQIWDYFGEPVQEVVSPLDGSVLAVTTSMAVTGDRGADGDPWFGRTVTVAEASQE, via the coding sequence ATGACGGCCGAGCGAGAGGTGAGGGCGATTGCCGTGCCCGGGCATCCCTCGGCCGATATTCCGCTGATTGAGTTTTCAGCGGCGACGCCGGGACCGGTCGTCAACATCGTCGGCGGCCTGGCGGGCACGGCCTATCCGGGAATCTCGGCGTGCCGCATGTTGGCCAAGCGACTGCCTGGGCTGCTGACCAGGGGACGCGTGCGCATCGTGCCGGTTGTGGATGTGGCGGGGTTCTACGGACGAGTCGCCCGGTTCTGCCCGCTCGATGGCCGCGCGGTGGTCGCAGCATTTGCGGCCGCCGAGCAGGCGGAGGAGCCCTCGGCGAGCGACCGCATCGCCCAGGCCGTGACCGAATCCCTGGCGGACGCCGACGTTCACATCGATGTCCGGGGCGGCGAGCTGACCGAGTTGCACGCACATTGGGCCGCCGTTCCTCCGGCGGCTTCGCAATTCGAGTCGCTGGCCATGGCCGTGGCCTCCGGCGCCGACATGCGCGTTGCCGTGGATCAGGACGACCCGAGGGCGATCGAGCTCGGCGCCGCCGGGCGCATGGCGGCTCGAGGCCGGGCGGCGCTCATCGTGACGGGTGGCGGCGGCGTAAGCGATGTCGTCGGTGACGCCCAGGTTCTCTTGGACGACCTACTGCGCGTGCTGGACGCCCTGGATGTGATTGACGGAGTCGTGACGGACCGCGCGGTGCCGCTGCGTGTCGTCGGACCCGAGATCTGGAGCCACGTGGTCGACTCCGAGGGGCTATGGGTGCCGGCAGCCACGCCGGGGGCGCAGGTGGCCGCCGGTGAAGTGCTGGGTCAAATCTGGGACTACTTCGGCGAGCCCGTGCAGGAGGTGGTTTCGCCGCTCGACGGCAGCGTCCTGGCGGTGACGACCAGCATGGCCGTCACCGGCGACCGTGGCGCCGACGGCGACCCGTGGTTTGGACGCACGGTCACGGTGGCGGAGGCAAGTCAGGAATGA
- a CDS encoding ComEC/Rec2 family competence protein, protein MPLKVLGAASVQWIGRQAEHVAERLRRAGLPPVGPAVRPRLAALLLLVALLIVVASVIRAQPDGAALPPLADGELELRALDVGQGDALLIRLDGATMLVDAGPDPQTAGAAIVPQLRRLGVERLDYLVLTHADGDHIGGAPTVMREFAVGAVVHADANLSHPVMREVIDLAVDAGVPVKEVKRGDALAWHPRVDLSVLNPPEPGPDDDNDRSVVLHLAYRTSSMLLTGDIEASTEGELAASGVMSPVDVLKVPHHGSNSSSTAAFLDAVDPQIAVVSAGWYNAFDHPRDGALRRLRERGAAVFRTDLAGNVMVRTDGRVIQVFLERA, encoded by the coding sequence GTGCCCTTGAAGGTCCTTGGCGCCGCATCAGTCCAATGGATTGGGCGGCAGGCCGAGCACGTTGCGGAGCGCCTGCGCCGGGCGGGGCTGCCGCCCGTCGGTCCGGCCGTGAGGCCGCGCCTGGCGGCGCTTCTATTGCTGGTGGCGCTGCTTATCGTGGTCGCCAGCGTCATCCGGGCTCAACCGGACGGCGCCGCGCTTCCGCCGCTCGCGGACGGCGAGCTGGAGCTGCGCGCACTGGATGTCGGTCAGGGCGACGCCCTGCTAATACGGCTCGACGGCGCGACCATGCTGGTGGATGCGGGACCGGACCCGCAGACCGCGGGCGCGGCGATCGTGCCGCAGCTGCGCCGGCTGGGCGTGGAGCGCCTCGACTACCTGGTCTTGACGCATGCCGACGGTGACCACATTGGCGGCGCGCCGACGGTCATGCGCGAATTCGCCGTGGGAGCTGTGGTGCACGCCGATGCCAACCTGAGCCATCCGGTGATGCGCGAGGTAATTGACCTGGCCGTCGACGCCGGCGTGCCGGTCAAAGAAGTCAAGCGCGGCGACGCGCTGGCATGGCACCCACGCGTGGACCTGTCGGTGCTGAATCCGCCGGAACCGGGACCGGACGACGACAACGACCGGTCGGTCGTGCTGCATCTGGCCTATCGGACATCGTCGATGCTATTGACGGGCGATATCGAGGCGTCCACCGAAGGGGAACTGGCGGCGTCCGGGGTCATGTCGCCCGTCGACGTGCTCAAGGTGCCGCACCACGGGTCCAACAGCTCGTCAACCGCCGCATTTCTGGATGCCGTCGACCCTCAGATCGCGGTGGTGTCAGCCGGTTGGTACAACGCCTTCGATCACCCGCGGGATGGCGCCCTGCGCCGTCTCCGTGAGCGTGGCGCGGCGGTCTTTCGCACCGACCTCGCCGGCAACGTCATGGTCCGCACCGATGGACGGGTCATTCAGGTGTTTCTCGAGCGGGCGTAA